A genomic window from Labrus bergylta chromosome 7, fLabBer1.1, whole genome shotgun sequence includes:
- the LOC136179722 gene encoding beta-1,3-galactosyl-O-glycosyl-glycoprotein beta-1,6-N-acetylglucosaminyltransferase 3-like, with product MAFPKILRGHTFLRSLTLILMGLLFSVILWETSSNRKSLSDLRIPQEFSRDLPGCLAIISGDTAGRKRELEELLASRKRPTPISEDFYLSVTKDCEAYVEKRGFMAVPLSEEERDFPIAYSMVIHEKIEMFERLLRAVYTPQNIYCVHVDQKSPKEFQKAAEAIVSCFPNVLLASKSERVVYASWSRVQADLNCMKDLLDSHIQWRYMLNTCGTDFPIKTNREMIQALKAINGRNSMESEVTSDSKAGRWMYHHNVTGTVERTNVRKSPPPIRSPMFTGNAYFVVTREFVKHVMQDREIQELMEWEKDTYSPDEHLWATLQRMPSVPGSVPANRKYDTTDMLALARVVKWGYLAGDVRRGAPYEHCTGEYRRAVCVYGAGDLQWLLTKPHLLANKFDPEVDDVAVRCLESVLRFKAYGIIQG from the coding sequence ATGGCTTTTCCTAAAATTTTGAGGGGCCACACGTTCTTAAGAAGCCTCACTCTCATCCTCATGGGACTATTGTTTTCTGTGATCCTGTGGGAAACCAGCTCTAACAGAAAGTCACTGTCTGATCTCAGGATACCACAAGAGTTCTCTCGTGACCTTCCCGGCTGCCTGGCTATCATAAGTGGAGATACAGCGGGCAGGAAAAGGGAATTGGAGGAACTTCTCGCATCCAGGAAAAGACCTACTCCGATATCTGAGGACTTCTACCTCAGTGTGACAAAAGATTGTGAAGCTTATGTTGAAAAAAGAGGCTTTATGGCGGTGCCCCTcagtgaagaggagagggaTTTTCCCATTGCCTACTCGATGGTGATCCATGAGAAGATTGAGATGTTTGAGCGACTTCTAAGAGCTGTTTACACTCCTCAGAACATCTACTGTGTGCACGTGGACCAGAAATCCCCAAAAGAATTTCAAAAGGCTGCAGAGGCTATTGTTTCCTGCTTTCCTAATGTGCTTTTAGCCAGCAAGTCAGAGAGGGTAGTGTATGCCTCATGGTCCAGAGTGCAGGCTGATTTGAACTGCATGAAAGATCTGCTAGACTCACACATCCAGTGGAGGTACATGCTGAACACCTGCGGGACAGACTTCCCCATCAAAACCAACAGAGAGATGATCCAGGCACTGAAAGCCATCAATGGGAGAAACAGCATGGAGTCTGAGGTCACCAGTGACAGCAAGGCCGGCCGATGGATGTACCATCACAATGTCACCGGCACTGTTGAACGAACAAATGTGAGGAAAAGTCCCCCTCCTATCAGAAGCCCCATGTTCACAGGGAACGCTTATTTTGTGGTCACAAGAGAATTTGTGAAACATGTGATGCAGGACAGAGAAATTCAAGAGCTCATGGAGTGGGAGAAAGACACATACAGCCCTGATGAACACCTATGGGCAACCCTGCAGAGGATGCCGTCCGTCCCTGGATCAGTGCCCGCCAACAGGAAGTATGACACAACAGACATGCTCGCCCTGGCTCGTGTGGTGAAGTGGGGCTATCTAGCAGGAGACGTAAGACGTGGAGCTCCGTACGAGCATTGCACTGGAGAGTACAGGAGAGCCGTTTGTGTTTACGGGGCTGGAGACCTCCAGTGGCTCCTAACAAAACCACATCTCCTTGCTAATAAGTTTGATCCTGAGGTAGACGATGTTGCTGTTCGATGTTTGGAGTCAGTTCTGCGCTTCAAGGCTTACGGAATAATTCAAGGTTAA
- the bnip2 gene encoding BCL2/adenovirus E1B 19 kDa protein-interacting protein 2 isoform X2, protein MASDVIESDAVLKGVTEMTLNNGSPGRTHEEFGNRKTSSPSSSGVSGEGDDDDNEEEEFGELQKSTASTVENGEEALQESPIKTRHAPQERRSPDNEQRQPEARSSTPGSLSQTPTTPTASLERRESVATREARLRMEGVVLKEEWQDEDFPRPLPEEEELDEELFAGTSEEIDPGYEMNHGKRAKKKLSAPDISLTLDRSESSLLSDDLDESTELDLDGIDTPSDNSNEFEWEDDLPKPKTTELLQKGMESVQEYSAADEREEGRRWRVFRFGDQEHRVDMKAIEPYKRVISHGGYYGDGLNAIIVFAVCFMPESSQPNYRYIMDNLFKYVIGTLELLVAENYMIVYLNGATSRKKMPTVSWLRKCYQQIDRRLRKNLKSLIIVHPSWFIRTLLALTKPFISSKFSQKIKFVYSLKDLAELVPMEYVSIPDCIKQFDEEKNRKTSKRIDKDMPGKAEVAAPAVSE, encoded by the exons aTGGCGTCGGATGTAATTGAGAGCGACGCGGTGCTGAAGGGTGTTACTGAAATGACTTTAAACAATGGCAGCCCCGGGAGGACTCATGAGGAGTTTGGAAACAGAAAGACGTCCAGTCCTTCGTCTTCTGGGGTGTCTGGAGAAGGAGACGACGACGACaacgaggaggaggaatttGGCGAGCTGCAAAAAAGCACAGCCTCTACTGTTGAAAATGGCGAAGAGGCACTCCAGGAGAGtccaataaaaacaagacatgcGCCACAGGAAAGGAGAAGTCCAGACAATGAGCAGAGACAGCCTGAAGCTAGAAGCTCGACACCAGGGAGCCTCTCCCAAACACCAACTACACCCACTGCAAG TCTGGAGCGCCGAGAGTCAGTGGCCACAAGAGAGGCCCGCCTTCGTATGGAAGGAGTTGTGCTTAAGGAAGAGTGGCAGGATGAGGATTTTCCACG GCCCCTCCCGGAGGAAGAGGAGCTCGATGAGGAACTTTTCGCAGGAACCTCTGAAGAAATAGACCCTG GCTATGAAATGAACCATGGCAAGAGGGCAAAGAAGAAGCTTTCAGCTCCAGACATCAGTCTCACTCTCGACCGCAGTGAGAgttctcttctctctgatgACCTGGATGAAAGTACAGAGCTGGACCTCGACGGCATAGACACACCTTCAGACAACAGCAACGAGTTTGAATGGGAAG ATGATCTCCCCAAGCCAAAAACCACAGAGCTGCTACAGAAGGGTATGGAGTCGGTGCAGGAGTACTCGGCCGCGGACGAGAGGGAGGAGGGTCGGCGCTGGAGGGTGTTTCGTTTCGGAGACCAGGAACACAGAGTGGACATGAAGGCCATCGAACCTTACAAGAGGGTCATCAGCCACGGAG GTTACTATGGAGACGGTTTGAATGCCATAATTGTTTTTGCTGTGTGCTTTATGCCTGAGAGCAGTCAACCTAATTACAGATACATCATGGACAATCTATTCAA ATATGTGATCGGAACACTGGAGCTTTTGGTTGCTGAGAACTATATGATTGTGTATTTGAACGGGGCGACATCTCGGAAAAAGATGCCAACAGTCAGCTGGCTCAGAAAATGTTATCAGCAGATTGATAGGAG GTTAAGGAAAAACTTGAAGTCTTTGATAATTGTTCATCCCTCTTGGTTTATTCGCACCCTGCTGGCACTTACAAAACCATTCATAAG CTCCAAATTTAGTCAGAAAATTAAGTTTGTGTACAGCTTGAAAGACCTTGCTGAACTGGTTCCAATGGAATACGTGTCCATACCAGATTGTATTAAACA GTTTGACGAAGAAAAAAATAGGAAAACCTCTAAAAG AATCGATAAGGACATGCCTGGCAAAGCGGAGGTAGCTGCGCCTGCTGTTTCAGAGTGA
- the bnip2 gene encoding BCL2/adenovirus E1B 19 kDa protein-interacting protein 2 isoform X3, with translation MASDVIESDAVLKGVTEMTLNNGSPGRTHEEFGNRKTSSPSSSGVSGEGDDDDNEEEEFGELQKSTASTVENGEEALQESPIKTRHAPQERRSPDNEQRQPEARSSTPGSLSQTPTTPTASLERRESVATREARLRMEGVVLKEEWQDEDFPRPLPEEEELDEELFAGTSEEIDPGYEMNHGKRAKKKLSAPDISLTLDRSESSLLSDDLDESTELDLDGIDTPSDNSNEFEWEDDLPKPKTTELLQKGMESVQEYSAADEREEGRRWRVFRFGDQEHRVDMKAIEPYKRVISHGGYYGDGLNAIIVFAVCFMPESSQPNYRYIMDNLFKYVIGTLELLVAENYMIVYLNGATSRKKMPTVSWLRKCYQQIDRRLRKNLKSLIIVHPSWFIRTLLALTKPFISSKFSQKIKFVYSLKDLAELVPMEYVSIPDCIKQIDKDMPGKAEVAAPAVSE, from the exons aTGGCGTCGGATGTAATTGAGAGCGACGCGGTGCTGAAGGGTGTTACTGAAATGACTTTAAACAATGGCAGCCCCGGGAGGACTCATGAGGAGTTTGGAAACAGAAAGACGTCCAGTCCTTCGTCTTCTGGGGTGTCTGGAGAAGGAGACGACGACGACaacgaggaggaggaatttGGCGAGCTGCAAAAAAGCACAGCCTCTACTGTTGAAAATGGCGAAGAGGCACTCCAGGAGAGtccaataaaaacaagacatgcGCCACAGGAAAGGAGAAGTCCAGACAATGAGCAGAGACAGCCTGAAGCTAGAAGCTCGACACCAGGGAGCCTCTCCCAAACACCAACTACACCCACTGCAAG TCTGGAGCGCCGAGAGTCAGTGGCCACAAGAGAGGCCCGCCTTCGTATGGAAGGAGTTGTGCTTAAGGAAGAGTGGCAGGATGAGGATTTTCCACG GCCCCTCCCGGAGGAAGAGGAGCTCGATGAGGAACTTTTCGCAGGAACCTCTGAAGAAATAGACCCTG GCTATGAAATGAACCATGGCAAGAGGGCAAAGAAGAAGCTTTCAGCTCCAGACATCAGTCTCACTCTCGACCGCAGTGAGAgttctcttctctctgatgACCTGGATGAAAGTACAGAGCTGGACCTCGACGGCATAGACACACCTTCAGACAACAGCAACGAGTTTGAATGGGAAG ATGATCTCCCCAAGCCAAAAACCACAGAGCTGCTACAGAAGGGTATGGAGTCGGTGCAGGAGTACTCGGCCGCGGACGAGAGGGAGGAGGGTCGGCGCTGGAGGGTGTTTCGTTTCGGAGACCAGGAACACAGAGTGGACATGAAGGCCATCGAACCTTACAAGAGGGTCATCAGCCACGGAG GTTACTATGGAGACGGTTTGAATGCCATAATTGTTTTTGCTGTGTGCTTTATGCCTGAGAGCAGTCAACCTAATTACAGATACATCATGGACAATCTATTCAA ATATGTGATCGGAACACTGGAGCTTTTGGTTGCTGAGAACTATATGATTGTGTATTTGAACGGGGCGACATCTCGGAAAAAGATGCCAACAGTCAGCTGGCTCAGAAAATGTTATCAGCAGATTGATAGGAG GTTAAGGAAAAACTTGAAGTCTTTGATAATTGTTCATCCCTCTTGGTTTATTCGCACCCTGCTGGCACTTACAAAACCATTCATAAG CTCCAAATTTAGTCAGAAAATTAAGTTTGTGTACAGCTTGAAAGACCTTGCTGAACTGGTTCCAATGGAATACGTGTCCATACCAGATTGTATTAAACA AATCGATAAGGACATGCCTGGCAAAGCGGAGGTAGCTGCGCCTGCTGTTTCAGAGTGA
- the bnip2 gene encoding BCL2/adenovirus E1B 19 kDa protein-interacting protein 2 isoform X4, with the protein MASDVIESDAVLKGVTEMTLNNGSPGRTHEEFGNRKTSSPSSSGVSGEGDDDDNEEEEFGELQKSTASTVENGEEALQESPIKTRHAPQERRSPDNEQRQPEARSSTPGSLSQTPTTPTASLERRESVATREARLRMEGVVLKEEWQDEDFPRPLPEEEELDEELFAGTSEEIDPGYEMNHGKRAKKKLSAPDISLTLDRSESSLLSDDLDESTELDLDGIDTPSDNSNEFEWEDDLPKPKTTELLQKGMESVQEYSAADEREEGRRWRVFRFGDQEHRVDMKAIEPYKRVISHGGYYGDGLNAIIVFAVCFMPESSQPNYRYIMDNLFKYVIGTLELLVAENYMIVYLNGATSRKKMPTVSWLRKCYQQIDRRLRKNLKSLIIVHPSWFIRTLLALTKPFISSKFSQKIKFVYSLKDLAELVPMEYVSIPDCIKQFDEEKNRKTSKRFRF; encoded by the exons aTGGCGTCGGATGTAATTGAGAGCGACGCGGTGCTGAAGGGTGTTACTGAAATGACTTTAAACAATGGCAGCCCCGGGAGGACTCATGAGGAGTTTGGAAACAGAAAGACGTCCAGTCCTTCGTCTTCTGGGGTGTCTGGAGAAGGAGACGACGACGACaacgaggaggaggaatttGGCGAGCTGCAAAAAAGCACAGCCTCTACTGTTGAAAATGGCGAAGAGGCACTCCAGGAGAGtccaataaaaacaagacatgcGCCACAGGAAAGGAGAAGTCCAGACAATGAGCAGAGACAGCCTGAAGCTAGAAGCTCGACACCAGGGAGCCTCTCCCAAACACCAACTACACCCACTGCAAG TCTGGAGCGCCGAGAGTCAGTGGCCACAAGAGAGGCCCGCCTTCGTATGGAAGGAGTTGTGCTTAAGGAAGAGTGGCAGGATGAGGATTTTCCACG GCCCCTCCCGGAGGAAGAGGAGCTCGATGAGGAACTTTTCGCAGGAACCTCTGAAGAAATAGACCCTG GCTATGAAATGAACCATGGCAAGAGGGCAAAGAAGAAGCTTTCAGCTCCAGACATCAGTCTCACTCTCGACCGCAGTGAGAgttctcttctctctgatgACCTGGATGAAAGTACAGAGCTGGACCTCGACGGCATAGACACACCTTCAGACAACAGCAACGAGTTTGAATGGGAAG ATGATCTCCCCAAGCCAAAAACCACAGAGCTGCTACAGAAGGGTATGGAGTCGGTGCAGGAGTACTCGGCCGCGGACGAGAGGGAGGAGGGTCGGCGCTGGAGGGTGTTTCGTTTCGGAGACCAGGAACACAGAGTGGACATGAAGGCCATCGAACCTTACAAGAGGGTCATCAGCCACGGAG GTTACTATGGAGACGGTTTGAATGCCATAATTGTTTTTGCTGTGTGCTTTATGCCTGAGAGCAGTCAACCTAATTACAGATACATCATGGACAATCTATTCAA ATATGTGATCGGAACACTGGAGCTTTTGGTTGCTGAGAACTATATGATTGTGTATTTGAACGGGGCGACATCTCGGAAAAAGATGCCAACAGTCAGCTGGCTCAGAAAATGTTATCAGCAGATTGATAGGAG GTTAAGGAAAAACTTGAAGTCTTTGATAATTGTTCATCCCTCTTGGTTTATTCGCACCCTGCTGGCACTTACAAAACCATTCATAAG CTCCAAATTTAGTCAGAAAATTAAGTTTGTGTACAGCTTGAAAGACCTTGCTGAACTGGTTCCAATGGAATACGTGTCCATACCAGATTGTATTAAACA GTTTGACGAAGAAAAAAATAGGAAAACCTCTAAAAG GTTTAGATTTTGA
- the bnip2 gene encoding BCL2/adenovirus E1B 19 kDa protein-interacting protein 2 isoform X1, giving the protein MASDVIESDAVLKGVTEMTLNNGSPGRTHEEFGNRKTSSPSSSGVSGEGDDDDNEEEEFGELQKSTASTVENGEEALQESPIKTRHAPQERRSPDNEQRQPEARSSTPGSLSQTPTTPTASLERRESVATREARLRMEGVVLKEEWQDEDFPRPLPEEEELDEELFAGTSEEIDPGYEMNHGKRAKKKLSAPDISLTLDRSESSLLSDDLDESTELDLDGIDTPSDNSNEFEWEDDLPKPKTTELLQKGMESVQEYSAADEREEGRRWRVFRFGDQEHRVDMKAIEPYKRVISHGGYYGDGLNAIIVFAVCFMPESSQPNYRYIMDNLFKYVIGTLELLVAENYMIVYLNGATSRKKMPTVSWLRKCYQQIDRRLRKNLKSLIIVHPSWFIRTLLALTKPFISSKFSQKIKFVYSLKDLAELVPMEYVSIPDCIKQFDEEKNRKTSKRYMHFHPGSALASFFVSFAFTKLTRKCSVGSQECTNTPQTVPCFMVDK; this is encoded by the exons aTGGCGTCGGATGTAATTGAGAGCGACGCGGTGCTGAAGGGTGTTACTGAAATGACTTTAAACAATGGCAGCCCCGGGAGGACTCATGAGGAGTTTGGAAACAGAAAGACGTCCAGTCCTTCGTCTTCTGGGGTGTCTGGAGAAGGAGACGACGACGACaacgaggaggaggaatttGGCGAGCTGCAAAAAAGCACAGCCTCTACTGTTGAAAATGGCGAAGAGGCACTCCAGGAGAGtccaataaaaacaagacatgcGCCACAGGAAAGGAGAAGTCCAGACAATGAGCAGAGACAGCCTGAAGCTAGAAGCTCGACACCAGGGAGCCTCTCCCAAACACCAACTACACCCACTGCAAG TCTGGAGCGCCGAGAGTCAGTGGCCACAAGAGAGGCCCGCCTTCGTATGGAAGGAGTTGTGCTTAAGGAAGAGTGGCAGGATGAGGATTTTCCACG GCCCCTCCCGGAGGAAGAGGAGCTCGATGAGGAACTTTTCGCAGGAACCTCTGAAGAAATAGACCCTG GCTATGAAATGAACCATGGCAAGAGGGCAAAGAAGAAGCTTTCAGCTCCAGACATCAGTCTCACTCTCGACCGCAGTGAGAgttctcttctctctgatgACCTGGATGAAAGTACAGAGCTGGACCTCGACGGCATAGACACACCTTCAGACAACAGCAACGAGTTTGAATGGGAAG ATGATCTCCCCAAGCCAAAAACCACAGAGCTGCTACAGAAGGGTATGGAGTCGGTGCAGGAGTACTCGGCCGCGGACGAGAGGGAGGAGGGTCGGCGCTGGAGGGTGTTTCGTTTCGGAGACCAGGAACACAGAGTGGACATGAAGGCCATCGAACCTTACAAGAGGGTCATCAGCCACGGAG GTTACTATGGAGACGGTTTGAATGCCATAATTGTTTTTGCTGTGTGCTTTATGCCTGAGAGCAGTCAACCTAATTACAGATACATCATGGACAATCTATTCAA ATATGTGATCGGAACACTGGAGCTTTTGGTTGCTGAGAACTATATGATTGTGTATTTGAACGGGGCGACATCTCGGAAAAAGATGCCAACAGTCAGCTGGCTCAGAAAATGTTATCAGCAGATTGATAGGAG GTTAAGGAAAAACTTGAAGTCTTTGATAATTGTTCATCCCTCTTGGTTTATTCGCACCCTGCTGGCACTTACAAAACCATTCATAAG CTCCAAATTTAGTCAGAAAATTAAGTTTGTGTACAGCTTGAAAGACCTTGCTGAACTGGTTCCAATGGAATACGTGTCCATACCAGATTGTATTAAACA GTTTGACGAAGAAAAAAATAGGAAAACCTCTAAAAGGTATATGCACTTTCACCCAGGATCAGCcttagcttctttttttgtttcttttgcattcACAAAACTAACAAGGAAATGTTCTGTTGGCTCTCAGGAATGCACCAATACACCTCAAACTGTACCGTGTTTCATGGTAGACAAATGA